One segment of Sinorhizobium sp. BG8 DNA contains the following:
- a CDS encoding extracellular solute-binding protein has protein sequence MHEKEKDLISAFMRGQVDRRGLLKGLGALGMTAASAGMLYNMMSTQALAADFDWKAHSGKKLKLLLNKHPYADAMIANLQTFKDLTGIEVTYDVFPEDVYFDKVTAALSSSSTEYDAFMTGAYMTWTYGPAGWVTDLKEWINDPAKTNPQYAWDDFLPGVKNSCAWNGQPGGALGSDDAKQWCIPWGFEQNNLTYNQAMFQKAGVSVPKNLDELVEVSAKLTKDVGGGVYGIGVRGSRSWATIHPGFLSGYANFNQKDLNVSEDGKLSAAMGTAESKAFHAKWVQMIQESGPKDWSTYTWYQVGADLGAGASAMIFDADILGYFMNGGENKMKGQLAFAPFSANPEATAPTPNIWIWSLAMSSFSKDKDATWYFMQWASGLEHAIFGATKMDFVNPVRQSVWKDPMFTDRLNKSYPGYVEMFNASAPGASIKFTAQPLFFDVTTEWAATLQKMVAKEVPVDEGLDMLVDSINRQLQEAGLG, from the coding sequence ATGCATGAGAAAGAGAAAGACCTCATCAGCGCATTCATGCGCGGACAGGTAGACCGCCGTGGCCTGTTGAAAGGGCTCGGCGCGCTGGGCATGACCGCCGCCTCGGCCGGCATGCTCTACAATATGATGTCGACGCAGGCGCTCGCCGCCGATTTCGACTGGAAGGCCCATTCCGGCAAGAAGCTGAAGCTTCTGCTCAACAAGCATCCCTATGCCGATGCGATGATCGCCAACCTTCAGACATTCAAGGACCTGACCGGCATCGAAGTCACCTATGACGTGTTCCCTGAAGACGTCTACTTCGACAAGGTGACAGCCGCTCTTTCTTCAAGCTCCACCGAGTACGACGCCTTCATGACCGGTGCCTACATGACCTGGACCTACGGTCCGGCCGGCTGGGTCACCGATCTCAAGGAATGGATCAACGATCCGGCAAAGACGAACCCGCAATATGCCTGGGACGATTTCCTGCCGGGCGTGAAGAACTCCTGCGCATGGAATGGCCAGCCCGGCGGCGCGCTCGGCTCGGACGATGCCAAGCAGTGGTGCATTCCGTGGGGCTTCGAACAGAACAACCTCACCTATAACCAGGCTATGTTCCAGAAGGCCGGCGTGTCGGTGCCGAAAAACCTCGATGAGCTCGTCGAAGTCTCGGCCAAGCTCACCAAGGATGTCGGCGGCGGTGTCTACGGCATCGGCGTGCGCGGTTCGCGCTCCTGGGCGACGATCCATCCGGGCTTCCTGTCGGGCTACGCCAACTTCAACCAGAAGGACCTCAACGTTTCCGAGGACGGCAAGCTCTCGGCTGCCATGGGGACGGCCGAATCCAAGGCCTTCCACGCCAAGTGGGTGCAGATGATCCAGGAAAGCGGCCCGAAGGACTGGTCGACCTATACCTGGTACCAGGTCGGTGCCGATCTCGGCGCCGGTGCTTCGGCGATGATCTTCGATGCCGATATCCTGGGCTACTTCATGAACGGCGGCGAGAACAAGATGAAGGGCCAACTCGCGTTCGCACCCTTCTCCGCCAATCCGGAAGCCACCGCACCGACGCCGAACATCTGGATCTGGTCGCTCGCCATGTCGTCCTTCTCGAAGGACAAGGACGCCACCTGGTACTTCATGCAGTGGGCTTCGGGCCTCGAGCACGCGATCTTCGGCGCGACGAAGATGGACTTCGTGAACCCGGTCCGCCAGTCGGTCTGGAAAGACCCGATGTTCACGGACCGTCTGAACAAGAGCTACCCGGGATACGTCGAGATGTTCAACGCATCGGCCCCGGGCGCAAGCATCAAGTTCACCGCGCAGCCGCTCTTCTTCGACGTGACGACGGAGTGGGCGGCGACCTTGCAGAAGATGGTGGCCAAGGAAGTGCCGGTCGACGAAGGCCTCGACATGCTGGTCGACAGCATCAATCGCCAGCTCCAGGAAGCCGGCCTCGGCTGA
- a CDS encoding carbohydrate ABC transporter permease: MESTSPLEKTLRVIALTLVVIFFMFPIVWIFLMSFQTNETILTIPPTLTFTPTLSNYAALITGKLTTAAGTLDIAFMGNLWNSIFLSVTSVAVALVLGVPAAYAFARHKFKGSEDIAFTLLSFRFAPPLLVLLPLTQYFQWLGLANTYFGLIWVYQLICLPLILWIVRGYFEDISADVEYAYRIAGHSWFATFRKIALPLAGPGIAAAGLLAFIFAWNNFVFALVLASADKQPVTVGALAFITSSGIQYGQIAAAIVLSVTPTLALALYAQRYLVEGLSLGAVKG; this comes from the coding sequence ATGGAATCCACTTCCCCCCTCGAGAAAACGCTTCGCGTGATCGCGCTGACGCTTGTCGTCATATTCTTCATGTTCCCGATCGTCTGGATCTTCCTGATGTCGTTCCAGACGAACGAGACGATCCTGACCATACCGCCGACGCTCACCTTCACGCCGACGCTGTCGAACTATGCGGCCCTCATCACCGGCAAGCTGACCACAGCCGCGGGCACGCTCGACATTGCGTTCATGGGAAATCTCTGGAACTCGATCTTCCTGTCGGTGACGTCGGTCGCGGTCGCCCTCGTGCTCGGCGTTCCCGCCGCCTATGCCTTCGCGCGCCACAAGTTCAAGGGCTCGGAAGACATCGCGTTCACGCTCCTGTCGTTCCGCTTCGCCCCGCCGCTCCTCGTTCTTCTGCCGCTCACCCAGTATTTCCAGTGGCTTGGCCTCGCCAACACTTACTTCGGACTGATCTGGGTCTACCAGCTGATCTGCCTGCCGCTCATCCTCTGGATCGTGCGCGGCTATTTCGAGGATATCTCGGCCGACGTCGAATATGCCTACCGCATCGCCGGACACTCCTGGTTCGCCACGTTCCGGAAGATCGCCCTGCCGCTTGCAGGGCCCGGCATCGCCGCCGCCGGCCTTCTCGCCTTCATCTTCGCCTGGAACAACTTCGTCTTCGCGCTGGTGCTGGCCTCGGCTGACAAGCAGCCCGTGACGGTGGGCGCGCTCGCCTTCATCACGTCCTCCGGCATCCAGTACGGCCAGATCGCGGCGGCGATCGTGCTGTCGGTCACGCCGACGCTCGCACTCGCACTCTACGCCCAGCGCTACCTCGTCGAAGGCCTGTCGCTCGGCGCAGTCAAAGGGTAA
- a CDS encoding sugar ABC transporter permease: protein MASPATYQNKASGFRISRRALPYVLSLPALLVCIGILVPFFTSVVYSFQRYRLSQPWARQFNWGENYINFLTDPGFWSTLRVSLLYAGLTVVLELLLGLGIALLLQRRSTVNNFISIMLLLPLMIAPALAALMWKLMTNPGFGILSYLASLVGLQDFRWASSPDTALLTVVLVDIWVYTPFIMILLLAGLRSLPTQPFEAAALDGVPRSFVFFRITLPMLTPYILTATLFRLLDSIQQFDIIYAMTQGGPGDTLTVFQVEAYLNFFQSTNVGRSAALLIILWAITYTLSNIFIKNWLRLRERARGEA from the coding sequence ATGGCTTCACCGGCAACCTATCAGAACAAGGCATCCGGATTTCGGATCAGCAGGCGGGCGCTGCCCTATGTGCTCAGCCTTCCCGCACTGCTCGTCTGCATCGGCATCCTCGTCCCGTTCTTCACGTCGGTCGTCTATTCATTCCAGCGCTATCGCCTGAGCCAGCCCTGGGCGCGCCAGTTCAACTGGGGCGAGAACTACATCAACTTCCTGACCGATCCCGGCTTCTGGAGCACGCTTCGGGTATCCCTGCTCTACGCAGGACTGACCGTCGTTCTCGAGCTCCTGCTCGGCCTCGGCATCGCGCTTCTCCTGCAGCGGCGCTCGACCGTGAACAATTTCATCTCGATCATGCTGCTTCTGCCGCTGATGATCGCGCCGGCGCTCGCCGCACTGATGTGGAAGCTGATGACCAATCCGGGTTTCGGCATCCTCAGCTATCTGGCGTCGCTTGTCGGTCTTCAGGACTTCCGCTGGGCCTCGTCTCCTGACACCGCGCTCCTCACCGTCGTGCTGGTCGACATCTGGGTCTACACGCCCTTCATCATGATCCTGCTTCTTGCCGGCCTGCGCTCGCTTCCGACGCAACCCTTCGAGGCTGCGGCGCTGGATGGGGTCCCACGCAGCTTCGTGTTCTTCCGGATCACGCTGCCGATGCTGACACCCTATATCCTGACGGCCACCCTGTTCCGGCTGCTCGATTCCATCCAGCAGTTCGACATCATCTACGCGATGACGCAGGGCGGACCGGGCGACACGCTGACGGTGTTCCAAGTCGAGGCCTACCTCAACTTCTTCCAGTCGACCAATGTCGGACGTTCGGCGGCGCTGCTGATCATCCTCTGGGCGATCACCTACACGCTCTCCAACATCTTCATCAAGAACTGGCTCCGGTTGCGCGAGCGCGCCCGCGGCGAGGCATGA
- a CDS encoding class II aldolase/adducin family protein produces the protein MNEIEIRQSIIDHCRGMNASGLNQGTSGNISVRFGDRMLITPSAIPYKDMVPDMIASMPIEGEYGEWTGPKKPSVEWPFHLDILRSRPDVGAVVHTHSTFATILSIARKPIPACHYMIAAFGGSDVRVGEYARYGTRELSENILRAMEGRSACLMANHGMIATGSTLEKAMWAAVELETLAKQYYHSLLIGGPVILPDEEIAGVLKGFASYGLQDKTKEDGKAA, from the coding sequence ATGAACGAGATCGAAATTCGCCAATCCATCATCGACCACTGCCGGGGCATGAACGCCTCGGGCCTGAACCAGGGAACGTCGGGAAACATCAGCGTGCGTTTCGGCGACCGGATGCTGATCACGCCCTCCGCGATCCCCTACAAGGACATGGTGCCGGACATGATCGCCTCAATGCCGATCGAGGGGGAGTATGGCGAGTGGACCGGGCCGAAGAAGCCATCCGTGGAGTGGCCCTTCCATCTCGACATACTGCGCTCGCGTCCGGACGTCGGTGCCGTGGTGCACACCCATTCGACCTTCGCGACGATACTCTCGATCGCCCGCAAGCCGATCCCGGCCTGTCACTACATGATCGCGGCTTTCGGCGGCAGCGACGTAAGGGTCGGCGAGTATGCCCGTTACGGAACCCGGGAGCTCTCGGAGAACATTCTGAGGGCAATGGAAGGGCGCTCCGCCTGCCTGATGGCGAACCACGGGATGATCGCGACCGGTTCCACCCTTGAGAAGGCAATGTGGGCGGCCGTGGAGCTCGAGACGCTGGCGAAGCAGTACTACCACTCTCTGCTGATCGGCGGGCCGGTGATCCTGCCGGACGAGGAGATTGCGGGCGTACTCAAGGGTTTTGCGAGCTACGGGCTGCAGGACAAGACGAAAGAGGACGGCAAGGCCGCGTGA
- a CDS encoding sugar-binding transcriptional regulator: protein MLGLVRDDDSSMATRAAWLHYAGGLTQAEVAKRLGLSSLKAHRLITKANQEGLVKVYIDGEVAECVELEQALSRQFDLDYCEVVPDFDDEDLPLKALGISGAQFLKREIERSDDMLIGMGHGRTLAACVEYLPRVVTSNVRFVSLLGGLTRKFSANPHDVIHRLAERTGAEAYVMPVPFFANSVEDRDILFNQRGVREIFDLAAGANLLMVGIGTAEPEASLVATGMIEKGEIEDVKRAGGVGEILGHFFDLQGTPIETTLSDRTFTLSRDQLSERRIVAVAGGKVKLRALRAVLASGLLSGLITDEATAQALMAVSP from the coding sequence ATGTTGGGGCTGGTGCGAGACGATGACTCGAGCATGGCGACACGGGCGGCCTGGCTGCACTATGCCGGCGGCCTGACGCAGGCCGAGGTCGCCAAGCGCCTGGGCCTGAGTTCCCTCAAGGCTCACAGGCTTATCACCAAGGCCAACCAGGAAGGTCTGGTGAAGGTTTACATCGATGGCGAAGTCGCCGAGTGCGTCGAACTCGAGCAGGCGCTGTCCAGGCAGTTCGACCTCGACTACTGCGAGGTAGTCCCCGATTTCGACGACGAAGACCTGCCGCTGAAAGCGCTCGGCATCTCCGGGGCGCAATTCCTGAAGCGCGAGATAGAGCGCAGTGACGACATGCTGATCGGCATGGGCCACGGCCGTACGCTCGCCGCCTGCGTCGAATACCTGCCGCGTGTCGTGACCAGCAACGTTCGCTTCGTTTCGTTGCTGGGCGGGCTCACCCGCAAGTTTTCCGCCAACCCCCACGACGTTATTCACCGGCTAGCCGAGCGCACTGGCGCGGAGGCCTATGTCATGCCGGTTCCATTCTTCGCCAATTCGGTCGAGGACCGCGACATCCTGTTCAACCAACGCGGCGTGCGGGAAATCTTCGATCTGGCGGCAGGCGCGAACCTGCTGATGGTCGGCATTGGTACCGCCGAGCCGGAGGCATCGCTGGTTGCGACCGGCATGATCGAGAAAGGCGAGATCGAGGACGTGAAGCGGGCAGGTGGTGTCGGCGAAATCCTTGGCCACTTCTTCGACCTGCAGGGTACGCCGATCGAGACGACGCTCTCGGACCGCACGTTCACGCTGTCCCGTGACCAGCTAAGCGAGCGGCGGATCGTGGCTGTGGCTGGCGGCAAGGTAAAGCTGAGGGCCTTACGGGCCGTACTCGCAAGCGGCTTGCTGAGCGGCCTCATAACGGACGAGGCGACCGCACAGGCACTTATGGCGGTGTCGCCATGA
- a CDS encoding FGGY-family carbohydrate kinase produces the protein MRDILIGIDAGTSVIKSVAFDTAGRQIAAAAVPNSYETIGRTGAVQDLDRTWADAARTLRDLSQKVENLASRVVGIAVTGQGDGTWLIDKQGLPVGKGWLWLDARAGDTVAELRTRQGDAERFRHTGAGLAACQQGSQLRWMCDHAPEYLTGAATAFHCKDWLYFNLTGKRATDPSEANFTFGNFRERTYSDTVIGFLGLEKQRFLLPEIVDGATTHHPLSEAAADLTGLIAGTPVVLGYVDVVCTSLGAGIYDPGTDTGCSIVGSTGMHMRLAKGADDVLLNDDRTGYTMCMPIPGIYAQMQSNMAATLNIDWILAVAGGLLKSMGVEKSKSDLLVHMEDWLSDAKERPPIFHPYISEAGERGPFVDASARASFIGLNISSGFPDMVRAVFDGLALAARDCYLAMGPLPDRVRLTGGAARSASLRRILGGALGASVQTSEREEAGAAGAAMIAAVSLGLYGSMAECVKQWVTPYQRPAEPADAGLVKHFDTVFPAYRQSREALQPVWRTLHNEQDILP, from the coding sequence ATGCGCGATATCCTGATCGGAATCGATGCAGGGACTTCCGTCATAAAGTCGGTGGCTTTCGACACTGCCGGCCGACAGATTGCGGCGGCGGCGGTTCCCAACAGCTACGAGACGATCGGGCGGACGGGTGCGGTCCAGGACCTCGACAGGACCTGGGCAGATGCTGCACGCACCCTTCGCGATTTGTCTCAGAAAGTGGAGAACCTCGCCTCCCGCGTGGTCGGCATTGCCGTGACGGGGCAGGGCGACGGCACCTGGCTTATCGACAAGCAAGGCCTGCCCGTGGGCAAGGGATGGCTCTGGCTCGACGCCCGGGCCGGCGACACCGTCGCGGAACTGCGGACCCGTCAGGGCGATGCGGAACGCTTCCGCCACACCGGCGCGGGGCTTGCAGCCTGCCAGCAGGGCTCGCAGCTTCGCTGGATGTGCGATCATGCACCGGAGTACCTCACCGGTGCGGCGACCGCCTTCCATTGCAAGGACTGGCTCTACTTCAACCTCACCGGCAAACGGGCGACCGATCCTTCCGAGGCGAATTTCACCTTCGGCAATTTCCGGGAGCGTACCTATTCCGATACGGTGATTGGTTTCCTCGGCCTCGAGAAGCAACGGTTCCTGCTGCCGGAGATTGTCGATGGTGCGACGACGCATCATCCCTTGAGCGAGGCCGCCGCAGACCTCACCGGCCTCATTGCCGGAACGCCCGTCGTGCTCGGCTATGTAGATGTCGTCTGCACGTCGCTCGGGGCAGGGATCTACGATCCGGGCACCGACACGGGCTGCTCGATCGTCGGTTCCACGGGCATGCACATGCGGCTGGCGAAGGGCGCGGACGACGTTCTGCTCAACGATGATCGCACAGGCTACACGATGTGCATGCCGATACCGGGCATCTACGCGCAGATGCAGTCGAACATGGCGGCGACGCTCAACATCGACTGGATACTCGCGGTGGCCGGCGGCTTGCTGAAGAGCATGGGGGTCGAGAAGTCCAAGTCGGACCTGCTCGTCCACATGGAGGACTGGCTGTCTGATGCCAAGGAGCGGCCGCCGATCTTTCACCCGTACATCAGCGAAGCAGGAGAACGCGGCCCGTTCGTCGACGCGTCCGCGCGGGCTTCCTTCATCGGCCTGAACATTTCTAGCGGCTTTCCGGACATGGTGCGGGCGGTCTTCGATGGGCTCGCGCTTGCTGCGCGGGATTGCTATCTCGCCATGGGGCCGCTGCCAGACCGCGTGCGGTTGACCGGAGGTGCGGCCCGCAGTGCTTCACTGCGCCGCATCCTTGGGGGCGCTCTCGGCGCCAGCGTCCAGACGAGTGAGCGCGAAGAGGCAGGAGCGGCCGGTGCCGCGATGATCGCCGCGGTCTCGCTCGGGCTTTACGGATCAATGGCCGAATGCGTGAAGCAATGGGTCACACCCTACCAGCGACCGGCGGAGCCAGCCGATGCGGGCCTCGTCAAGCATTTCGATACCGTCTTCCCCGCCTACAGGCAGTCGCGCGAGGCGCTGCAGCCCGTGTGGAGGACACTGCACAACGAACAGGACATCCTCCCATGA
- a CDS encoding 2-hydroxyacid dehydrogenase yields the protein MTKKIAIAGDRFMLSDVFREKLVKASGDSHEIRLLELPWPDVPMEHGYAVEGMDGLKEYLGTADEIVDFIGDAEIFITQLAPLSRTMFERLPHLKFVAVSRGGPVNIDMAAAREAGVTVVNTPGRNSSAVAEFTIGAILAETRLIRTGHESLRKGEWRGELYRADVTGRELSELTVGVIGYGNIGTKVVRLLRAFGTKVLVHDPYVQLSAEDRNAGVEHVSLDNLLSRSDVVTLHPRVTEETRNMMNAEAFAKMKPGALFVNTARGPLCDYDALYDALVSGHLGGAMLETFAVEPVPAEWPLLQLPNVTLTPHIAGASVRTVTYAAEMAAEEVRRYIAGLPPVNPC from the coding sequence ATGACCAAGAAAATTGCCATTGCCGGCGACCGATTCATGCTCTCGGACGTGTTTCGCGAAAAGCTTGTCAAAGCAAGCGGCGACAGCCATGAGATCAGGCTGCTCGAACTACCCTGGCCGGACGTGCCGATGGAGCACGGTTACGCAGTTGAAGGCATGGACGGGCTCAAGGAATATCTCGGAACCGCCGACGAAATCGTTGATTTCATTGGCGATGCAGAGATCTTCATCACACAGCTCGCGCCGCTTTCGCGCACCATGTTCGAGCGGCTACCCCATTTGAAATTCGTAGCCGTGTCGCGCGGCGGGCCTGTCAATATCGACATGGCGGCGGCGCGCGAGGCCGGCGTTACGGTGGTCAACACGCCCGGCCGGAATTCGAGCGCGGTGGCCGAATTCACGATCGGTGCGATCCTTGCCGAAACGCGGCTGATCCGAACCGGTCACGAGTCGCTGCGCAAGGGCGAGTGGCGCGGCGAACTCTATCGGGCAGACGTGACCGGGCGGGAACTTTCCGAGCTGACCGTCGGCGTCATCGGCTACGGCAATATCGGCACGAAGGTGGTCCGCCTGCTGCGCGCTTTCGGCACCAAGGTGCTGGTTCACGATCCCTATGTGCAACTCTCGGCGGAGGACAGGAATGCGGGCGTCGAACACGTATCGTTGGACAACCTGCTAAGTCGCTCCGACGTCGTGACACTGCATCCGCGCGTGACCGAGGAAACGCGGAACATGATGAACGCGGAGGCCTTCGCCAAGATGAAGCCCGGCGCTCTCTTCGTGAACACCGCGCGCGGGCCGCTCTGCGACTACGACGCGCTCTACGATGCGCTCGTCAGCGGCCATCTCGGCGGGGCGATGCTGGAAACCTTCGCCGTCGAACCCGTTCCGGCCGAATGGCCGCTGCTGCAGTTGCCCAACGTCACGCTGACGCCCCACATCGCCGGCGCTTCCGTGCGCACTGTCACCTATGCCGCCGAAATGGCTGCGGAGGAGGTTCGTCGCTACATCGCCGGTTTGCCGCCGGTCAATCCGTGCTGA
- a CDS encoding ABC transporter ATP-binding protein — protein MSGAGLKISGVDKFYGPIDFGVHAVKKLNIEINKGEIVALLGSSGCGKTSTLRMIAGFEPVSRGTITLAGREVQTFPPVKRNVAMAFEGYSLYPPLTVRENIAFALKASRLPQNVVDQKVAHIAKLLEIEDIMGRYPSSISGGQQQRASLGRALIRDADLHLLDEPMGQLEPQLRAVLRGRIKHFIKENGLTAILVTHDQTEANALADRIAVMEGGVLQQFDTPQMIKERPANLFTGTFVGEPPMNVFEATVAGNDNAISFGLNQGVRLDYPTSDFSPAVRGELLRRNKVVLGIRPYSVRRKEGGVPAKVAVNQWLGDQTHIAADFAGGSMVLVEHDRTTLKAGEDIGLSLAAGSLHVFDGESGRAVSHGQELA, from the coding sequence ATGAGCGGCGCGGGATTGAAGATTAGCGGCGTCGACAAGTTCTACGGCCCGATCGATTTCGGGGTTCACGCCGTCAAGAAACTCAACATCGAGATCAACAAGGGCGAGATCGTCGCGCTGCTCGGCTCATCCGGTTGCGGCAAGACCTCCACCTTGCGCATGATCGCCGGTTTCGAGCCGGTGTCGCGCGGGACGATCACGCTCGCCGGTCGCGAGGTCCAGACATTCCCGCCGGTGAAGCGGAACGTCGCCATGGCTTTCGAGGGCTATTCGCTCTATCCGCCACTGACCGTGCGCGAGAACATCGCCTTCGCCCTCAAGGCTTCCCGGCTGCCGCAGAACGTCGTCGACCAGAAGGTTGCGCACATCGCCAAGCTTCTGGAGATCGAAGACATCATGGGCCGCTATCCAAGTTCCATCTCGGGCGGCCAGCAGCAGCGGGCATCGCTCGGCCGCGCTCTCATCCGTGATGCGGACCTGCATCTTCTGGACGAGCCGATGGGTCAGCTCGAGCCGCAGCTTCGCGCCGTGCTGCGGGGCCGCATCAAGCACTTCATCAAGGAGAACGGCCTCACGGCCATTCTCGTGACGCACGACCAGACGGAAGCGAACGCCCTGGCCGACCGGATCGCGGTCATGGAAGGCGGCGTTCTGCAGCAGTTCGACACGCCGCAGATGATCAAGGAACGTCCGGCCAATCTGTTCACCGGCACGTTCGTTGGCGAGCCACCAATGAATGTGTTCGAGGCGACGGTGGCGGGCAACGACAATGCCATCTCGTTCGGCCTCAACCAGGGTGTGCGGCTCGACTACCCCACCTCCGACTTTTCTCCTGCGGTTCGCGGAGAGCTTCTGCGCCGCAACAAGGTGGTGCTCGGGATCAGGCCATACTCCGTACGGCGGAAAGAGGGCGGTGTTCCCGCGAAGGTGGCGGTCAACCAATGGCTTGGCGACCAGACCCACATCGCGGCGGATTTCGCCGGCGGCTCGATGGTGCTCGTCGAGCACGACCGCACGACCCTGAAGGCCGGTGAAGACATCGGACTGTCGCTGGCGGCCGGAAGCCTTCACGTCTTCGACGGCGAAAGCGGCAGGGCCGTCAGCCATGGACAGGAGCTCGCCTGA
- a CDS encoding ABC transporter ATP-binding protein: MTTLQLDNIVKRYKSQTVLDHLSLDVKNGETLVLFGPSGAGKSVLLRLVAGVIEPDEGKVLIGGEDMTDVDAEHRGIGMAFQNFALFPHMDAFDNIASPLTAAHSTTDAIKDGVARVAKLLKIDHVLSHHPKALSNGQKQRTALARALVGSPPLLLLDDPLRNVDAKLRFEMRLELPRLLAAQGATVVYVTQDYKEAMALGDRIAVMAEGRIRQIGTPQEIYNTPADIEIARLFGDPTVNLLDVTPKAEADGVSVQLSDIRIPLPGIPATAAGKPAVLGLRPEILRFVDAATPGAIPVTVEAETPLNEKTVTLVLTVRKREILVSRPAGTPGPVSGPAHVAVDGSHAFLFDKETGLLIGRKDTNRGAKGEAA, translated from the coding sequence ATGACCACTCTGCAACTCGACAACATCGTCAAGCGCTACAAGAGCCAGACCGTCCTGGATCATCTTTCGCTCGACGTGAAGAACGGTGAGACGCTCGTGCTGTTCGGCCCCTCGGGCGCCGGGAAGTCGGTGCTGCTCCGCCTCGTCGCCGGCGTGATCGAGCCGGACGAAGGCAAGGTGCTGATCGGTGGCGAAGACATGACCGACGTCGACGCGGAACACCGTGGCATCGGCATGGCCTTCCAGAACTTCGCGCTGTTTCCCCACATGGACGCGTTCGACAACATCGCAAGCCCGCTGACGGCGGCGCATTCGACCACGGACGCGATCAAGGACGGCGTGGCGCGCGTCGCCAAGCTTTTGAAGATCGACCATGTGCTTTCGCACCACCCCAAGGCACTGTCGAACGGCCAGAAGCAACGCACGGCGCTTGCCCGCGCGCTCGTCGGTTCGCCGCCGCTGCTGCTTCTCGACGATCCCTTGCGCAACGTCGACGCCAAGCTCCGCTTCGAGATGAGGCTGGAGCTGCCACGCCTGCTGGCTGCACAGGGGGCGACCGTCGTCTACGTGACCCAGGACTACAAGGAGGCCATGGCGCTCGGCGACCGGATCGCCGTCATGGCCGAGGGGCGCATCCGGCAGATCGGGACGCCCCAGGAGATCTACAACACGCCCGCGGACATCGAGATCGCCCGCCTCTTCGGCGACCCGACCGTCAATCTCCTGGACGTGACGCCGAAGGCGGAGGCAGACGGTGTCTCCGTGCAGCTCTCCGACATCCGCATCCCGCTGCCGGGTATTCCCGCAACGGCAGCAGGAAAACCCGCAGTGCTCGGGCTTCGGCCGGAGATCCTGCGCTTCGTCGACGCAGCCACGCCGGGCGCGATACCGGTCACCGTCGAGGCGGAGACCCCGCTGAACGAAAAGACGGTCACGCTAGTCCTGACCGTACGCAAGCGTGAAATCCTGGTGTCGCGACCCGCCGGAACACCGGGACCGGTCTCCGGGCCGGCCCATGTCGCCGTCGACGGTTCGCACGCATTCCTCTTCGACAAGGAAACCGGCCTCCTCATCGGCCGCAAGGACACCAACAGAGGTGCCAAGGGAGAAGCAGCATGA